The sequence below is a genomic window from Planctomycetota bacterium.
TCAAGGCCAAGACGGTCGACTTCCGCATCTCCGGCGAGGCTGGGAGGTGCACGACCCACTTTGACCACCTGGTTCTGTCGATGGGCACGGTCACACTCAAACCGCCTGTTCCGGGCTTGAAGGAATACGGCTACGAGATGAAGAGCCTGGCGGATGCGATCGCCCTGCGTGAGCGCGTCGTCCGGCTTCTGGAGCGGGCCAACGCCATCGACAGTCTCGAAAAGCGGCGTGAGCTGCTGACCCTAACCGTCATCGGCGGCGGGTTCACAGGCATCGAGGTCGCTGGCGAGTTCGACCAGTACCTCAAGAAAGCCGTCCGGTCGTACCCGAGACTGTCGGAGAGGGACGTGCAGGTCGTCGTGCTTAATCGCGGCGATCGTCTGCTGGGCACGTTGCACGAAGAACTCGGCAAGTGGACCCACGACCACCTCGTCCGCCGTGGGATTGACGTCCGCATGAAGACCGAAGCGACTGCGATCCATCCGAACGAGGTCGAGCTCTCCGACGGCACGCGCCTGCCGGCCAACACCGTGGTCTGGTGTGCGGGCATCATGCCGAATCCGAGCGTGAAGTTCTTCGACGTGCCGACGGACAAGCGTGGATACATCCTGTGCGAGCGGGACTGCCGCGTGAAGGGCCACGACGCCGTCTGGGCACTCGGCGACGCAGCGGTCAACCCGCAGGCGAGCGGCGACGCGTACCCGGCCACAGCACAAGCGGCCGTCCGGCAGGCGAAGTTCTGTGCGCGCAACATCGTCCACGTGCTCGAAGGCGAGCCGACCAAG
It includes:
- a CDS encoding NAD(P)/FAD-dependent oxidoreductase, with amino-acid sequence MDGDRTYRTSSPLDKKPDGVIRVVVLGGGFGGAYCVQHLENALRWRPELREKVEIVLIDRNNYFAFSPLLVEAGTGSLQPSHAVVGLRQFCRKARFVAAEVVNFDLKAKTVDFRISGEAGRCTTHFDHLVLSMGTVTLKPPVPGLKEYGYEMKSLADAIALRERVVRLLERANAIDSLEKRRELLTLTVIGGGFTGIEVAGEFDQYLKKAVRSYPRLSERDVQVVVLNRGDRLLGTLHEELGKWTHDHLVRRGIDVRMKTEATAIHPNEVELSDGTRLPANTVVWCAGIMPNPSVKFFDVPTDKRGYILCERDCRVKGHDAVWALGDAAVNPQASGDAYPATAQAAVRQAKFCARNIVHVLEGEPTKPADFKDLGQLAAFGHGDAVAETFGMRFTGWFAWFLWRGVYLMKMPGLGRKIRVAVDWTLDLVTRRDFVELGVTPDKPSTEVQDATSKADDSRSIAA